A genomic window from Desulfatiglans anilini DSM 4660 includes:
- a CDS encoding NAD(P)/FAD-dependent oxidoreductase — MQTIKRDLVVIGGGPAGLSAAIAARDNGCKDVLLIERDRILGGILNQCIHDGFGLHRFGEALSGPEYAQRYIDRFHSLGIEAMLGTIVLGLGANRSLQVSSRGGFMQIDAGAVVLAMGCRERTAGAISLPGTRPAGIYTAGAAQNLINLQNIMVGERAVILGSGDIGLIMARRLTLEGAKVEAVFEVLPYASGLPRNIQQCLNDYGIPLYLGTSVIEVHGKERLTGVTVAEIDPLRRPVPGTERLVPCDTLLLSVGLIPENELSRSASVIMEDRTSGAAVDDTFMTSIPGVFSCGNVLHVHDLVDWVSEEAALAGACAAAYVQGEARAAEPRIAISPGPGVRYVLPQTVSGRRDFTLSLRVTEPAREQAVWVRAGKRKVARKKLMRLHPAEMIRVNIKAEKLQDARELEVSVE, encoded by the coding sequence ATGCAAACGATAAAACGCGATCTGGTCGTCATCGGAGGAGGACCGGCAGGCCTCTCCGCCGCCATTGCCGCACGGGACAACGGGTGCAAAGACGTCCTGCTGATCGAACGGGACAGGATCCTCGGCGGCATTCTCAACCAATGCATCCACGACGGCTTCGGGCTGCACCGCTTCGGGGAGGCTCTGAGCGGTCCTGAGTACGCGCAGCGCTACATCGACCGATTCCATTCGCTCGGCATCGAGGCGATGCTCGGGACGATCGTCCTCGGCCTCGGCGCCAACCGTTCCCTCCAGGTCAGTTCGCGCGGCGGGTTCATGCAGATCGACGCCGGCGCCGTGGTCCTGGCCATGGGCTGCCGCGAAAGGACAGCCGGCGCCATTTCCCTTCCGGGCACCCGGCCAGCCGGGATCTATACGGCCGGCGCCGCCCAGAACCTGATCAACCTTCAGAACATCATGGTCGGCGAAAGGGCCGTCATTTTAGGCTCGGGCGACATCGGGCTCATCATGGCCCGGCGGTTGACCCTGGAGGGGGCCAAGGTCGAAGCGGTCTTCGAGGTTCTCCCTTACGCAAGCGGCCTACCCAGGAACATCCAGCAGTGCCTGAATGATTACGGCATACCCCTCTATCTCGGCACCTCGGTGATCGAGGTCCACGGAAAGGAGCGCCTCACGGGCGTGACCGTCGCGGAGATCGATCCATTGCGCCGCCCCGTCCCGGGCACTGAGCGCCTCGTCCCGTGCGACACCCTGCTTCTTTCGGTCGGCCTGATCCCCGAAAACGAGCTTTCGCGGAGCGCCTCGGTGATCATGGAAGACCGGACCAGCGGGGCGGCCGTGGACGACACGTTCATGACCAGTATCCCGGGGGTCTTCTCCTGCGGCAATGTCCTGCACGTCCACGATCTGGTCGACTGGGTCTCGGAGGAAGCCGCCCTCGCGGGCGCGTGCGCTGCAGCCTACGTCCAGGGTGAGGCCCGCGCTGCGGAGCCGCGGATCGCCATCAGCCCCGGACCCGGCGTCCGCTATGTGCTGCCGCAGACAGTGAGCGGGCGGAGGGATTTTACGTTGTCCCTGCGGGTCACGGAGCCTGCCAGGGAACAGGCCGTTTGGGTGCGGGCCGGGAAACGGAAGGTGGCGCGGAAGAAGCTCATGCGCCTCCACCCGGCTGAGATGATCCGCGTCAACATCAAGGCGGAAAAACTCCAAGACGCAAGAGAGTTGGAGGTTTCGGTGGAATGA
- a CDS encoding GntR family transcriptional regulator, protein MKPNRTSRRDDLRKDHAQIAYRGIRRMLYHKEIVPGQKVACGDVAEQLHMSPTPVIQALKWLEFQGFVRHEPNRGYFMEPFRLEEIEEIYELRELIEPSLIPSVVRHLDENGAEKLRSALEAHRSVDKEAYLIQERLFKNREFHLTLASLSRKSTQIRILGNIFDLLFLKYGGNYFSVEPADLTDQAHKRAYDCILARDAKGAQEVLSAHITSAKEKVLAGIRKFLEKREEPEF, encoded by the coding sequence ATGAAACCCAACAGGACCTCAAGACGGGACGATCTACGGAAAGACCATGCCCAGATTGCCTACAGGGGCATCCGGCGCATGCTCTACCATAAGGAAATCGTCCCTGGTCAGAAGGTCGCCTGCGGTGATGTGGCCGAACAGCTCCACATGAGCCCTACGCCTGTCATCCAAGCCTTGAAATGGCTTGAATTCCAGGGTTTTGTGCGCCACGAACCCAATCGCGGCTACTTCATGGAGCCTTTCAGACTCGAGGAAATCGAAGAGATTTACGAATTGCGCGAATTGATCGAACCTTCGCTGATCCCGTCCGTCGTGAGGCACCTGGACGAGAACGGCGCGGAGAAGCTGCGGTCGGCCCTGGAGGCCCACCGCTCCGTGGATAAAGAGGCGTACCTGATTCAGGAGCGGCTTTTCAAGAACAGAGAGTTTCACCTGACGCTTGCCTCCCTTTCCCGCAAATCGACCCAGATCCGCATCCTCGGCAATATCTTCGATCTCCTTTTCCTGAAATACGGCGGCAACTATTTCTCTGTCGAACCTGCGGATCTAACCGATCAGGCCCACAAGAGAGCCTACGACTGCATCCTGGCTCGGGATGCAAAAGGGGCGCAGGAAGTCCTCTCGGCGCACATCACCAGCGCCAAGGAAAAGGTCCTTGCCGGGATTCGCAAATTCCTGGAGAAGCGGGAGGAACCCGAATTTTAA
- a CDS encoding 4-hydroxyphenylacetate 3-hydroxylase N-terminal domain-containing protein — protein sequence MGLKTKEEYIESLRRMNPTAYMFGQKLTNVVDNPRLRAGIEATAATYEVAELDDFKDLAVTQSPLINEPVNRFTLPPSSIEDLVARVKLNRKLGAYVGTCHQRCTGLDCLSTLSIVTYDIDQKYGTHYYDNFVEFLKYMQKNDLTANAGVTDVKGDRSKGPKDQEDKDMYVHVVEKRDDGIVVRGAKAHQTGSLSSHEIIVLPTRAMRKGDEDYALSFAVPADAPGLIHVVGRSSLDMRELDGCDIGNIRYSKYCPTLIFNDVFVPWERVFMCGETEFAVEMVVRFSSFHRQSHGGCKSGKIDCMIGTALTMMEYNGTSKAGHLKQKVIDMIHRAETLYGCCLASSYEGKQEPSGTYFIDTVLANASKIHEGKEMAEAIRLMVDVCGGFVADMPSDRDFENPEIGPLVKKYMKGADGVPIDNRIKLYRLAEKLALESADTISDIHGGGSPEAHRVTIFRETNTNRKKDAAKRLAGIES from the coding sequence ATGGGTTTGAAAACGAAGGAAGAATACATCGAATCTCTGCGCCGGATGAACCCCACCGCATACATGTTCGGACAGAAACTCACCAATGTGGTGGACAACCCGCGGCTGCGGGCGGGGATCGAGGCCACCGCCGCCACCTATGAAGTCGCCGAACTGGACGATTTCAAAGACCTGGCGGTCACGCAGAGCCCGCTGATCAACGAACCGGTGAACCGGTTCACCCTGCCACCGTCCTCCATCGAAGACCTGGTCGCCCGGGTCAAGCTGAACCGCAAGCTCGGGGCCTATGTCGGCACCTGCCACCAGCGTTGCACCGGACTCGACTGCCTGTCGACCCTCTCGATCGTCACTTACGATATCGATCAGAAGTACGGCACGCACTACTACGACAACTTTGTCGAATTCCTGAAATACATGCAGAAAAACGACCTGACCGCCAATGCCGGTGTGACGGACGTCAAAGGCGACCGGTCCAAGGGCCCCAAAGACCAGGAAGACAAAGATATGTACGTTCACGTCGTCGAAAAACGGGACGACGGCATCGTGGTGCGCGGCGCCAAAGCTCACCAGACCGGGTCCCTTTCCTCGCACGAGATCATCGTGCTGCCCACCCGCGCCATGCGTAAAGGGGATGAGGACTATGCCCTGTCCTTCGCCGTGCCGGCGGACGCACCGGGACTCATCCATGTGGTGGGCCGTTCGAGCCTCGACATGCGGGAACTCGATGGCTGCGACATCGGCAACATCCGCTACTCCAAGTACTGCCCCACCCTGATCTTCAACGATGTGTTCGTCCCCTGGGAACGGGTCTTCATGTGCGGGGAGACGGAGTTCGCGGTGGAGATGGTCGTCCGCTTCTCCTCCTTCCACCGTCAGAGCCACGGCGGCTGCAAGTCCGGAAAAATCGACTGCATGATCGGAACGGCCTTGACGATGATGGAATATAATGGCACATCAAAGGCTGGACACCTCAAGCAGAAGGTCATCGACATGATCCACCGTGCCGAGACCCTATACGGCTGCTGTCTCGCCAGCTCCTACGAGGGGAAGCAGGAACCCTCCGGGACCTATTTCATCGACACGGTCCTGGCCAACGCCTCCAAGATCCACGAAGGCAAGGAGATGGCCGAGGCGATCCGGCTCATGGTGGATGTCTGCGGCGGCTTCGTGGCCGACATGCCTTCCGATCGCGATTTCGAGAACCCGGAGATCGGACCGCTGGTGAAAAAATACATGAAAGGGGCCGACGGCGTGCCGATCGATAACCGCATCAAGCTGTACCGGCTGGCGGAAAAGCTCGCCCTCGAAAGCGCCGACACCATTTCCGACATCCACGGTGGAGGATCGCCCGAGGCCCATCGGGTCACCATCTTCCGCGAAACGAACACCAATCGGAAAAAAGATGCCGCCAAACGCCTGGCGGGCATCGAGTCCTGA
- a CDS encoding MBL fold metallo-hydrolase, protein MEDHPKEHPAIAVTPHLFQLGIPAFPVYLSLGDSGMIIEGGTGPTSTLIAEQILSLGIDPNRIEYVFLTHTHADHIGAVPYLKRIWPHLKLVVSAPGAEILSTPELQREFILVDLGIAQLLKAKAELAAMPPSLRDFRFEADIIIRDGDSIELGQGVVWQAIATPGHSPCHMSLYEQKEKTIALGDAAGFYLPEKDIFWPNYFVSLGQYCASLRRLATLQAERVILSHNGVVNGGAGRFIAKAIAAAEEYHTEMVNRLAAGESAGALALDKARFVSSLTDIQPFKVMYDLSRLMIIRSREVASGPSPCRPGAAAEEAIPEPRRDADSSPAEHRQISPLRLPIGEKTLSASERLSLVALIDEGMRRGLPDAPIVADLFNDLWDLVDATVAGSRISRQRPGDSENGFHQLEIKAETGESLGRLNMLYLKKPAPCYYLVYVEVAAPFRRKGLGNRILEHFGAFLTGKSALGILDNIIPNQDPTYDIYLKQAWKPVTDIVGETALEKDSNYMVFIPPAFKEHDLKPALLKLLYHLNRKRAVIDARDNEVMVRRTLEEFQTLYRTLCTYFGAEIDARQSSVYMRFMFTRFVTKFIAFRRRIGSLIGYTGGESAGQINLAPEIANLQIKSYAPRELADKSPVCAGRLALLSRLPSDLTHDPARAIEALPNYRRPSFMAWLEERGKSYTDPLTLGDLMDLGFDPTRLKEIAIDNEPYIIERVQARQIEGLQKKNELLERIGASFKDVKIKGAWLKVNPILFIIRDRGNGYVLRRQIEAIHWDEALAELQSNSKLKAVNAASRLDQVLVATVRQALAAIADHLGLEKDAITDQLVPFVSWNLKSNQPRIMLDFTASYLEGIWIA, encoded by the coding sequence ATGGAAGACCACCCCAAAGAGCACCCCGCGATCGCCGTGACACCCCACCTGTTTCAGCTTGGCATACCGGCCTTTCCGGTATACCTCTCCCTGGGCGACTCCGGAATGATCATCGAAGGGGGGACAGGCCCCACTTCGACCCTCATCGCAGAACAGATCCTTAGCCTCGGCATCGATCCGAACCGCATAGAATATGTCTTTTTGACCCACACCCATGCCGACCACATCGGGGCCGTGCCATATCTCAAACGGATCTGGCCGCATCTGAAACTCGTCGTCAGCGCTCCGGGCGCCGAGATCCTGAGCACCCCCGAATTGCAGCGGGAATTCATCCTGGTGGACCTCGGCATCGCCCAACTGCTGAAGGCCAAGGCGGAGCTTGCCGCCATGCCTCCGTCGCTCCGCGACTTCCGCTTCGAGGCGGACATCATCATCCGCGACGGAGACAGCATCGAACTCGGTCAAGGCGTCGTCTGGCAGGCGATCGCCACCCCCGGTCATTCCCCCTGCCACATGTCGCTTTACGAACAAAAAGAAAAAACGATCGCCCTCGGAGACGCCGCCGGATTCTACCTTCCCGAAAAGGACATCTTCTGGCCCAATTACTTCGTTTCCCTGGGGCAATACTGCGCAAGCCTCCGGAGGCTCGCGACCCTGCAGGCCGAACGGGTGATCCTCAGCCACAACGGCGTTGTGAACGGCGGGGCCGGTCGATTCATTGCAAAGGCCATTGCGGCGGCCGAAGAATACCACACGGAGATGGTGAACCGCCTCGCCGCCGGGGAGAGTGCAGGGGCGCTCGCCCTCGATAAAGCGCGCTTCGTGAGTAGTCTGACGGACATTCAGCCCTTCAAGGTGATGTACGACCTCTCCCGCCTGATGATCATACGGTCCAGGGAAGTGGCCTCCGGGCCCTCCCCCTGCCGCCCGGGGGCCGCTGCGGAAGAAGCGATTCCCGAACCCCGGCGCGATGCGGATTCAAGCCCCGCAGAACACCGGCAGATATCCCCCCTTCGCCTGCCTATCGGCGAAAAAACCCTCAGCGCCTCCGAACGTCTGAGCCTCGTGGCGTTGATCGACGAAGGCATGCGCCGCGGGCTTCCGGACGCCCCGATCGTGGCCGATCTCTTCAATGACCTCTGGGACCTCGTGGACGCCACCGTCGCCGGCAGCCGGATAAGCCGCCAACGGCCGGGAGATTCCGAGAACGGCTTCCATCAACTCGAGATCAAAGCGGAAACCGGCGAAAGCCTGGGGCGCCTCAACATGCTCTACCTCAAGAAACCCGCCCCCTGCTACTACCTGGTCTACGTGGAGGTCGCCGCCCCCTTTCGCCGGAAGGGGCTGGGAAATCGCATTCTCGAACACTTCGGGGCTTTTCTGACCGGGAAATCCGCCCTGGGGATCCTCGACAACATCATCCCCAATCAGGACCCGACCTACGATATCTATCTGAAGCAAGCCTGGAAACCCGTCACGGACATCGTCGGGGAGACGGCCCTGGAAAAGGACTCGAATTACATGGTCTTCATCCCGCCGGCCTTCAAAGAACACGATCTGAAGCCGGCGCTCCTGAAGCTCCTCTATCACCTCAACCGGAAGCGCGCCGTCATCGACGCACGGGACAACGAGGTCATGGTGCGGCGCACCCTGGAGGAGTTCCAAACTCTTTATCGGACCCTGTGCACGTATTTCGGGGCGGAGATCGATGCGAGGCAGTCATCCGTTTACATGCGGTTCATGTTCACCCGCTTCGTCACGAAATTCATCGCCTTCAGACGCCGCATCGGTTCACTCATCGGCTACACGGGCGGCGAGTCCGCCGGACAGATCAACCTGGCACCGGAGATCGCGAACCTTCAGATCAAGAGCTACGCCCCGCGCGAACTCGCGGACAAGAGCCCTGTCTGCGCGGGCCGGCTCGCCCTGCTCTCGCGCCTCCCGTCCGATCTGACCCACGACCCGGCCCGCGCAATCGAGGCCCTGCCGAACTACCGGCGGCCGAGCTTCATGGCCTGGCTCGAGGAGCGCGGCAAGTCCTACACGGACCCCCTGACGCTCGGCGATCTCATGGACCTCGGGTTCGACCCGACCCGGTTGAAAGAAATCGCCATCGACAATGAACCCTATATCATCGAACGGGTTCAGGCGCGCCAGATCGAGGGGCTGCAGAAGAAAAACGAACTGCTGGAACGGATCGGAGCATCCTTCAAGGACGTCAAGATCAAGGGCGCCTGGCTGAAGGTCAACCCGATCCTCTTCATCATCCGGGACCGCGGCAACGGCTACGTCCTCCGCCGTCAGATCGAAGCCATCCACTGGGATGAGGCACTGGCGGAGCTGCAGAGCAACTCGAAGCTCAAGGCCGTCAACGCCGCTTCACGGCTCGACCAGGTCCTGGTCGCCACGGTGAGACAGGCCCTCGCCGCGATCGCGGACCATCTGGGGCTCGAAAAGGATGCCATCACCGACCAGCTGGTGCCTTTCGTCTCCTGGAACCTGAAAAGCAATCAACCGAGGATCATGCTGGATTTTACAGCTTCTTATCTGGAGGGCATCTGGATAGCGTAG
- a CDS encoding DUF1667 domain-containing protein, which produces MKTKQLTCVICPNGCELTIAYEETPAVVVKEVSGHTCDKGLAWAEQELLNPVRTIASSIAVESGAFPLVSVRTDSPIPLDRITGVMQAIRALRVTAPVRIGDVLLRTPAGTACNIVATRHVAEDRRSKSAW; this is translated from the coding sequence ATGAAAACAAAACAGCTGACCTGCGTCATCTGCCCGAACGGCTGCGAACTGACCATTGCTTATGAAGAGACACCGGCTGTCGTCGTGAAGGAGGTCTCCGGACACACCTGCGATAAAGGTCTTGCCTGGGCGGAGCAGGAACTCCTCAACCCCGTCCGCACCATCGCGAGCAGCATCGCGGTCGAGAGCGGGGCCTTCCCCCTGGTCAGCGTGCGGACGGACAGCCCGATTCCGCTCGACCGCATCACCGGCGTCATGCAAGCGATCCGGGCCCTTCGGGTAACCGCGCCCGTCCGTATCGGGGATGTCCTGCTGCGGACGCCTGCTGGAACGGCCTGCAACATTGTCGCCACGCGGCATGTGGCGGAGGATCGACGCTCAAAATCGGCTTGGTAG
- a CDS encoding NAD(P)/FAD-dependent oxidoreductase produces the protein MEHSYDVLIIGAGVVGNAIARELSRYEMRVAVLEKELDVGMGTSSRNSGVLHSGIHYQPGTLRARLNVRGNALMGRLCRELKVKIQYIGKLTVAQDEEDIRTLHALKEQGEANGVPGLEILGAAAMQAIQPGIGGIRALHSPTTGIICPYGLTIALADHARTNGVDFHLGQEADAVRHSPDGFTVTTTGGDTFKARVLINAAGLYADRICALLGISEYRIYPCRGEYLILDKRLQGSLSVLVYPAPRKGGAGLGIHLTNTVDGNILIGPSNEYVDAPDDYACTSDIIAQLKKEGHELLPGISTADFIRSFSGLRAKQTPPEIKGFKDFVIESRTDFPGFINLVGIESPGLTSSPAIAEMVRGMVAERLPLVEKAAFIAERPGRAELFHELPAEEKADLVAQDPDYGEIVCRCEQITKREVLEAIQNPLGAQTIAGIKYRSRAMMGRCQGGFCLPRIVQILEKEFGYRPEDYLLFSKDSHLFSGRVR, from the coding sequence ATGGAACATTCATATGACGTCTTGATCATCGGCGCAGGCGTGGTGGGCAACGCCATCGCGCGGGAGCTGTCCCGCTACGAGATGCGCGTCGCAGTGCTCGAAAAGGAACTGGACGTGGGCATGGGCACGAGCTCCCGCAACAGCGGGGTGCTCCACTCGGGCATTCACTACCAACCCGGCACCCTGCGCGCCCGCCTGAACGTGCGGGGCAACGCCCTGATGGGCCGGTTGTGCCGGGAGCTGAAGGTCAAGATCCAGTACATCGGCAAGCTCACCGTCGCCCAGGACGAAGAAGACATCCGCACGCTCCATGCCTTGAAAGAGCAGGGCGAAGCCAACGGGGTTCCGGGGCTCGAGATCCTCGGCGCAGCCGCCATGCAGGCGATCCAACCGGGCATAGGCGGCATCCGGGCGCTTCACTCACCGACCACCGGGATCATCTGCCCCTACGGCCTGACCATCGCCCTCGCCGACCATGCCAGAACGAACGGCGTCGACTTCCACCTCGGGCAGGAGGCGGACGCCGTCCGCCACAGCCCCGATGGATTCACCGTAACGACCACGGGAGGCGATACCTTCAAGGCCCGCGTCCTGATCAACGCCGCCGGCCTGTACGCCGACCGGATCTGCGCGCTGCTCGGCATCTCGGAATATCGCATCTACCCCTGCCGGGGTGAATACCTGATCCTCGACAAGCGCCTGCAGGGGAGCCTCTCGGTACTCGTCTACCCGGCCCCGCGAAAGGGGGGCGCCGGTCTGGGGATCCACCTCACGAACACCGTCGACGGGAATATCCTCATCGGCCCGAGCAACGAATACGTAGATGCGCCCGACGACTACGCCTGCACATCCGACATCATCGCCCAGCTCAAGAAGGAGGGGCACGAACTCCTCCCCGGGATCTCGACGGCGGACTTCATCCGCAGCTTTTCCGGCCTCCGGGCCAAACAGACCCCGCCGGAGATCAAGGGCTTCAAGGACTTCGTCATCGAAAGCCGCACCGATTTCCCGGGGTTCATCAATCTGGTCGGGATCGAAAGCCCCGGACTGACCTCCTCTCCGGCCATCGCCGAGATGGTGCGGGGGATGGTGGCGGAGAGGCTGCCCCTGGTGGAAAAGGCCGCGTTCATCGCAGAGCGCCCCGGCCGTGCGGAGCTGTTCCACGAGCTGCCGGCCGAGGAGAAGGCCGATCTGGTTGCGCAGGACCCGGATTACGGTGAAATCGTCTGCCGCTGCGAACAGATCACCAAGCGCGAGGTCCTGGAGGCCATCCAGAACCCCCTCGGTGCGCAAACGATCGCCGGGATCAAGTATCGTTCAAGGGCCATGATGGGGCGCTGCCAGGGGGGGTTCTGCCTCCCGCGGATCGTGCAGATCCTGGAAAAGGAATTCGGCTACCGGCCGGAGGATTATCTATTGTTCAGCAAAGACTCGCACCTCTTTTCAGGGCGTGTGCGTTAG
- the sucD gene encoding succinate--CoA ligase subunit alpha yields MSILLDGDTRVIVQGITGKIGQVQTYWMLEYGTAVVGGVTPGKGGSTVEGLPVFDSVAEAVEKTGANASVFFVPAAFVLDAFYETVDAGVKFIVVVPEHVPVHDVMRMRAYASEKGVFALGPTTPGILVPGKGKMGIMPASLFSPGRVGIISRSGTLSYEFAGILSQKEVGQSTVVGMGADPVALTNLPDILKLFQEDKETDGVIIVGEVGGEQEERAAEYIAGQMTKPVAAYIAGRFSPQGKRMGHAGAIVRGSAGTVQGKADALKAAGVTVLKSPIEVGQWAMDHKLR; encoded by the coding sequence ATGAGTATTTTACTTGACGGCGACACCCGGGTGATTGTTCAAGGGATTACAGGCAAGATCGGGCAGGTACAGACCTATTGGATGCTCGAATATGGTACGGCGGTGGTCGGCGGTGTCACCCCGGGAAAAGGCGGGTCCACCGTGGAGGGGCTGCCGGTGTTCGACAGCGTGGCGGAGGCTGTCGAGAAAACCGGAGCCAACGCCTCTGTTTTTTTCGTTCCGGCTGCGTTCGTGCTGGATGCCTTTTATGAGACCGTTGATGCGGGCGTAAAATTTATTGTGGTTGTTCCGGAGCATGTGCCGGTGCACGACGTCATGAGGATGCGGGCCTATGCCAGCGAGAAAGGGGTCTTTGCCCTGGGGCCGACGACGCCGGGCATCCTCGTCCCGGGCAAGGGCAAGATGGGAATTATGCCCGCTTCGCTTTTCTCTCCGGGACGGGTAGGGATCATCTCCCGCAGCGGTACGCTCTCCTATGAGTTTGCCGGCATCCTCTCCCAAAAAGAGGTCGGACAGAGCACGGTGGTCGGGATGGGGGCCGACCCGGTCGCCTTGACGAACCTGCCGGACATTCTGAAGCTTTTCCAGGAAGACAAGGAGACGGACGGGGTCATTATCGTTGGGGAGGTCGGTGGGGAGCAGGAAGAAAGGGCTGCGGAGTATATCGCCGGCCAAATGACCAAACCTGTCGCCGCCTATATCGCCGGCCGGTTTTCTCCGCAGGGCAAACGCATGGGACATGCTGGGGCCATTGTCCGGGGGTCGGCCGGGACTGTCCAGGGAAAGGCGGATGCCTTGAAGGCCGCCGGGGTGACGGTCCTGAAAAGCCCCATCGAAGTGGGTCAGTGGGCGATGGACCACAAACTGAGGTAG
- a CDS encoding succinate--CoA ligase subunit beta, with protein sequence MRLFEYEAAEIFESKGIPVPRRGVAESTEEALRIADGIGYPVIVKAQVLVGGRGLAGGIQVANSPDELEEIAGNILNMDVKGLAVRKIMIAEMAAVEKELYLGITIDGFSGLPVIVASTEGGVKIEEVARKSPQKVASVKVDPQFGFHPYQARTLLRGLGLSQRLLVSCADVIVQLYKIFTQLEAVIVEINPLVVLANGGVLAVDAVLEVDNSALSRIRRYSLPNLIGRIENALERKGKEIGVTYVDLDGDIGLISSGAGLGMATMDIIGERLRPANFLETGGGITDKLLYNCMELLMMKDGLRGILINIYGGINPIHEGAKGVVRYIQEKRVGLPIVAKALGNHQEETWEIFRSAGVHVVTDPASEAAVERLYELVGSGK encoded by the coding sequence ATGAGACTTTTCGAATACGAAGCCGCGGAGATCTTTGAGTCGAAAGGCATCCCCGTCCCGCGCAGAGGAGTCGCGGAGTCCACCGAGGAGGCCTTGCGCATCGCCGACGGCATCGGATATCCGGTGATCGTCAAGGCGCAGGTCCTGGTGGGTGGCCGCGGCCTCGCGGGCGGGATTCAGGTCGCAAATTCCCCAGATGAACTGGAAGAGATCGCGGGCAACATCCTGAACATGGATGTCAAAGGTCTGGCCGTTCGCAAGATCATGATCGCTGAAATGGCGGCGGTTGAAAAGGAGCTCTATCTGGGGATTACCATCGATGGATTTTCGGGTCTTCCCGTGATTGTCGCGAGCACGGAAGGTGGTGTCAAAATAGAGGAAGTGGCGCGCAAGTCGCCCCAAAAGGTGGCTTCCGTTAAGGTCGATCCGCAGTTCGGTTTTCATCCCTATCAGGCGAGGACCCTTCTGCGGGGGCTGGGGCTTTCGCAGCGTTTGCTCGTCTCCTGCGCGGATGTGATCGTTCAGCTCTACAAGATTTTTACCCAGCTCGAGGCCGTCATCGTCGAGATCAATCCTCTCGTGGTGCTTGCCAACGGCGGGGTCCTGGCCGTGGATGCCGTTCTCGAGGTCGACAACTCGGCCCTTTCACGCATCCGGCGCTACTCCCTTCCGAACCTGATCGGCCGCATCGAGAATGCGCTGGAGCGCAAAGGCAAGGAAATCGGCGTAACCTACGTCGACCTCGATGGAGATATCGGCCTGATTTCTTCGGGGGCGGGCCTGGGCATGGCCACGATGGATATCATCGGTGAGCGGCTGAGGCCGGCCAATTTTCTCGAAACCGGCGGGGGGATCACCGACAAACTGCTCTATAACTGCATGGAACTGCTGATGATGAAGGACGGTTTGCGCGGTATTCTCATCAATATATACGGCGGGATCAATCCGATCCACGAAGGGGCCAAAGGAGTCGTGCGTTATATCCAGGAAAAGAGGGTTGGCCTTCCGATCGTGGCGAAGGCGCTCGGGAATCATCAGGAGGAGACCTGGGAAATCTTTCGCTCGGCAGGGGTGCACGTGGTGACGGATCCTGCCTCCGAAGCGGCTGTGGAGCGGTTGTACGAACTGGTGGGCTCCGGGAAGTGA